Proteins encoded by one window of Salmonirosea aquatica:
- a CDS encoding rhamnogalacturonan acetylesterase: MPFKIALFFGFALTTLLRPDPVNLYLIGDSTVKTGSGVGQNGQWGWGSVLSQHFDTTRIKIHNHAIGGRSSRTFVSEGRWDKVLSQLKPGDYLLIQFGHNDSSPVNDTLRARGTIRGIGEKTEEIDNLITKKHEIVHSYGWYLRKFIAEAKSKGAIPIVCSPIPRNSWNKDHIVRPDDSYPQWAEAVSDAQGAYFIDLYELIATEYDRSTPAQVKQQYFTSLDDTHTALAGAELNAKMVAKGIKSLKKCGLRGYLK, encoded by the coding sequence ATGCCTTTTAAAATAGCTCTGTTCTTTGGTTTTGCCCTGACGACTCTGCTCCGCCCCGATCCCGTCAATCTGTATCTTATTGGAGATTCCACTGTAAAAACCGGCTCGGGCGTGGGACAAAACGGCCAATGGGGCTGGGGAAGCGTGCTGTCACAACATTTCGACACCACCCGGATCAAGATTCACAACCATGCAATCGGGGGCCGGTCGAGTCGTACTTTTGTGAGCGAAGGACGATGGGACAAGGTCCTTTCCCAACTCAAGCCGGGAGACTATCTGCTCATCCAATTCGGACATAATGATTCGAGTCCGGTAAATGATACGCTTCGCGCCCGGGGTACCATCCGGGGCATCGGGGAAAAAACCGAAGAAATTGATAATCTAATTACCAAAAAACACGAAATAGTTCATAGCTATGGCTGGTACCTGCGCAAATTTATCGCCGAAGCTAAGTCCAAAGGTGCCATCCCGATTGTCTGTTCACCGATACCACGCAACAGCTGGAACAAGGACCATATCGTGCGCCCCGACGACAGCTATCCGCAGTGGGCAGAGGCCGTTTCCGACGCGCAGGGGGCCTACTTCATCGACCTTTACGAGCTGATAGCCACCGAGTATGACCGCAGTACTCCCGCGCAGGTCAAGCAGCAGTATTTCACATCGCTGGATGATACCCATACGGCCCTTGCCGGCGCTGAACTTAACGCCAAAATGGTAGCCAAGGGGATAAAGTCATTGAAGAAATGCGGGTTGAGGGGGTACCTGAAGTAG
- the budA gene encoding acetolactate decarboxylase, which produces MTLQQLRIFLGLAGMGFWLAACIPSQEQPTDREVVYQVSTIDALLAGEYDGEVTYGQVRQHGDFGIGTFNALDGEMLELDGDVFQIKSDGKAYPVADSTKTPFAAVTYFEADTVVPLTGPVSFEQLCALIDSLIPSENNFYAIRIEGEFESINARSVPRQVRPYIPMVEIVKTQPTFAYERVQGTLMGFRTPPFMKGLNVPGYHLHFITHDRTRGGHVLACSVAKGTLSIDFTSGFHMTLPNSGSFHRIDLTQDKQAELEKVEK; this is translated from the coding sequence ATGACCCTACAACAACTTCGCATCTTCCTCGGGCTGGCCGGCATGGGTTTCTGGCTGGCGGCCTGCATACCTTCGCAGGAACAGCCCACTGATCGCGAGGTAGTGTACCAGGTGTCTACCATCGATGCCCTGCTTGCGGGCGAGTACGACGGGGAAGTCACCTACGGGCAGGTACGCCAGCACGGTGATTTTGGCATAGGTACTTTTAACGCTTTGGATGGGGAAATGCTGGAGCTTGACGGGGATGTGTTCCAGATAAAGTCCGATGGCAAGGCTTATCCCGTGGCGGATTCAACGAAGACACCCTTTGCGGCCGTAACCTATTTTGAAGCCGATACCGTGGTACCCCTTACAGGTCCCGTTAGCTTTGAACAACTTTGTGCACTGATAGACAGTCTGATTCCTTCTGAAAACAATTTCTACGCCATCAGGATAGAGGGCGAATTCGAATCCATAAACGCCCGAAGTGTGCCCCGGCAGGTCAGGCCCTACATTCCGATGGTGGAAATCGTAAAAACCCAGCCTACGTTTGCCTACGAGCGGGTGCAGGGTACCTTGATGGGCTTCCGTACGCCGCCGTTCATGAAAGGCCTCAATGTACCCGGCTACCACCTGCACTTTATCACCCACGACCGAACGCGCGGCGGGCATGTGCTGGCTTGCTCTGTGGCCAAAGGTACCCTGTCGATTGATTTCACTTCGGGCTTTCACATGACACTGCCGAACTCGGGCAGTTTCCACCGCATAGATCTTACTCAGGACAAACAGGCCGAACTGGAAAAAGTAGAAAAATAA
- a CDS encoding arylsulfatase codes for MKIRSLLTLFLLALSGILYAQKPNIIVIMADDLGYSDIGCYGSEIQTPNLDALAAGGAKFTQFYNAARCCPSRASLLTGVYPHQAGMGRMVVTSAIKNRDPETPYQGWLSRNTVTIAEVLKNAGYQTYMSGKWHVGEERPDWPLQRGFDKYFGLISGANSYYRLLPGRLILEGNEPYQIPEGFYMTDAISKKAVDYIDASSGKPFFMYVAYTAPHWPLHAPEEEMVKYQGKYLKGWDKLREERHARQQKMGLLPASQVLSDRDPTLPAWEDAPDKDEWDQKMTAYAAMVTRMDKGIGQIVAKLKATGQLDNTLIMFLSDNGACAEELDGRAKRDLGEEAYERSLVTPPGKKGSYVAYGKEWANLGNVPFRLYKSYTHEGGTSSPLIVHYPKLIKKSFQTDQVGHIMDIMPTCLELAGATYPTTYKDHKIKPVEGKSLLPILRGQVRVPHDFIAWEHFDSRAIRQGDWKLVWAKELKKWELYDLSKDRAEQHDLAGSKPEKMQELLAKYTAWASRVGVDK; via the coding sequence ATGAAAATCAGATCACTTCTTACCCTATTCCTGCTCGCCCTTTCGGGGATTCTTTACGCCCAGAAACCCAACATCATCGTCATCATGGCGGATGACCTGGGGTATAGCGACATCGGCTGCTACGGCTCTGAAATCCAGACTCCGAACCTAGACGCCCTGGCCGCGGGGGGCGCAAAATTCACTCAATTTTATAACGCTGCCCGGTGCTGTCCGAGCCGGGCGTCACTGCTCACGGGTGTGTACCCCCATCAGGCGGGTATGGGTCGGATGGTGGTGACCTCGGCCATCAAGAACCGGGACCCCGAAACTCCCTACCAGGGCTGGCTGAGCCGCAATACCGTCACGATTGCCGAGGTACTTAAAAATGCCGGCTACCAAACTTACATGTCGGGCAAATGGCACGTGGGCGAAGAACGCCCGGACTGGCCATTGCAACGGGGATTTGATAAGTACTTTGGCCTGATCAGCGGGGCCAACAGCTACTACCGACTGCTACCCGGTCGGTTGATTCTGGAAGGTAACGAACCCTACCAGATTCCCGAGGGCTTTTATATGACCGATGCCATTTCTAAAAAAGCCGTGGACTACATCGATGCTTCGTCAGGAAAACCCTTCTTCATGTACGTGGCTTACACCGCGCCGCACTGGCCGCTGCACGCACCCGAGGAGGAGATGGTAAAGTACCAGGGCAAGTACCTGAAAGGCTGGGATAAGCTGCGGGAGGAACGCCACGCCCGGCAACAGAAAATGGGCCTGCTTCCAGCTTCTCAGGTACTATCTGACCGTGACCCGACTCTGCCCGCCTGGGAGGATGCGCCCGACAAGGACGAGTGGGATCAGAAAATGACCGCCTATGCAGCTATGGTCACGCGCATGGACAAGGGCATCGGGCAAATCGTAGCCAAGCTCAAAGCCACTGGCCAGTTGGATAATACGTTGATTATGTTCCTCTCAGACAATGGTGCCTGCGCCGAAGAGCTCGACGGTCGGGCTAAACGTGACCTGGGTGAGGAAGCCTACGAACGGTCGCTGGTCACGCCGCCGGGTAAGAAAGGATCTTATGTGGCCTACGGCAAAGAATGGGCTAACCTGGGCAATGTACCCTTCCGCTTGTACAAAAGCTATACGCATGAGGGGGGTACCTCTAGCCCGTTGATTGTACATTATCCCAAACTGATCAAGAAATCTTTCCAAACCGATCAGGTAGGCCACATCATGGATATCATGCCTACCTGCCTGGAACTGGCCGGAGCGACCTACCCCACCACCTATAAAGACCACAAGATCAAGCCCGTGGAAGGGAAAAGCTTGCTGCCGATTCTGCGCGGGCAAGTGAGGGTACCCCATGATTTTATCGCCTGGGAACACTTTGACAGCCGGGCCATCCGCCAGGGCGACTGGAAACTGGTGTGGGCTAAGGAACTGAAAAAATGGGAGCTCTACGATTTGTCCAAAGATCGCGCTGAACAGCATGACTTGGCCGGTTCCAAACCTGAAAAAATGCAGGAATTACTTGCCAAGTATACCGCCTGGGCGAGCCGCGTAGGTGTAGATAAATGA
- a CDS encoding sulfatase — MVKKGFYISGALVILFFVLSGLFVQKQPPNVLFICIDDLRPDLKCYGNTEVRSPNLDALAAESSLFTRHYVTQPTCGASRFSLLTGRRPRTPIHLTNEAIEREISGKPRSEIPETFVDHFRQSGYYTVGIGKISHSPDGYVYGYEEPRSNQLELPHSWDEMLLDAGKWITGWNAFFAYADGTNRQTHKGEVKPYESAKVPDEGYPDGLSAQLAVTKLNELAKKSQPFFLSVGFFKPHLPFNAPQKYWDLYDESKLSLTPSPDLPTDVNPASLHNSGEFNSYKAGDENASLTKPVSDAYARKLRHAYYAGVSYTDAQVGKVLDELKRLKLDKNTIVVVWSDHGWHLGDYRVWGKHTIFERAVRSVLMVKVPQTAGGQQRDEIVSSIDIYPTLLELCSLKPVGNLDGQSFVRLLKKKKAPAWENVAYSYFNRGVSLRTDRYRFTKYFRKQEPIVELYDHQVDPNENHNVAKERPEVVEKLTPLWAKGNTGVYQ, encoded by the coding sequence ATGGTAAAGAAGGGATTTTATATAAGTGGGGCGCTCGTTATTCTGTTTTTCGTGCTCAGCGGTTTGTTTGTGCAAAAGCAACCGCCCAATGTGCTTTTCATTTGCATTGATGACCTCCGGCCCGATTTGAAATGCTACGGAAATACCGAAGTACGTTCTCCTAATCTTGATGCACTGGCGGCGGAGTCGAGCCTTTTTACGAGACACTACGTCACCCAGCCTACCTGCGGAGCCTCGCGCTTCAGTCTCTTGACGGGCAGGCGTCCGCGGACGCCGATCCACCTTACCAATGAAGCCATTGAGCGGGAAATCAGCGGGAAGCCCCGCTCCGAAATACCCGAAACCTTCGTGGATCATTTCCGGCAGAGCGGCTACTATACCGTAGGGATTGGCAAGATCAGCCATTCGCCGGACGGCTACGTGTACGGCTACGAAGAACCCCGAAGCAACCAACTGGAGCTACCCCACAGCTGGGACGAAATGCTGCTGGATGCCGGAAAATGGATAACGGGCTGGAATGCCTTCTTTGCCTACGCCGATGGCACCAACCGCCAAACCCATAAAGGAGAGGTAAAACCCTACGAAAGCGCCAAGGTACCCGACGAGGGGTACCCTGACGGACTGAGCGCCCAACTGGCCGTGACCAAGCTGAACGAACTGGCGAAGAAAAGTCAACCGTTTTTTCTGAGTGTTGGCTTCTTCAAACCCCACCTCCCGTTCAATGCCCCGCAGAAATACTGGGATTTGTACGACGAATCGAAACTTTCGTTGACGCCCTCGCCCGACCTACCCACCGACGTAAACCCGGCCAGCCTGCACAACAGTGGCGAGTTTAACTCCTACAAGGCTGGGGATGAGAATGCCTCACTGACTAAGCCCGTTTCGGATGCGTATGCGCGCAAGTTGCGCCACGCCTACTACGCCGGTGTGAGCTACACGGATGCGCAGGTAGGTAAGGTATTGGATGAATTGAAAAGACTGAAACTGGATAAAAACACGATTGTGGTGGTGTGGAGCGATCACGGCTGGCACCTGGGCGACTACCGGGTGTGGGGCAAGCATACCATCTTCGAGCGCGCAGTCCGGTCTGTTTTGATGGTGAAGGTACCCCAAACAGCCGGCGGGCAGCAACGCGACGAGATTGTGAGTAGTATCGACATATATCCTACCTTACTCGAGCTGTGTAGCCTCAAACCCGTCGGGAATCTGGACGGACAAAGCTTCGTCCGTTTGCTAAAAAAGAAGAAGGCACCTGCCTGGGAGAATGTGGCTTACAGCTATTTCAACCGGGGTGTCAGCCTTCGTACCGACCGCTATCGCTTTACTAAATACTTCCGAAAGCAGGAGCCTATCGTTGAATTATACGATCATCAGGTTGACCCTAACGAAAATCACAACGTAGCCAAAGAGCGCCCTGAGGTCGTGGAAAAACTAACGCCCCTATGGGCAAAAGGAAACACCGGAGTTTACCAATAA
- a CDS encoding RagB/SusD family nutrient uptake outer membrane protein, translating into MKKKYIVFSLLSVCTLFTSCNDILQENPVGLATAESYYATPKGIEDGLKATYTSLRKFYGREPAFFLTVTGTDMYTNGFGGATNNPDYNNYSPNFLGSSAYVKTIWDTFYVGINQANAVIGRAPKVAGISESERNRIMGEARFLRALYYFHLVQQFGDIHFTLEETQGVETEAKRTPVATVYQQGILPDLQFAVANLPAKAQNYGRATKHAAEGLLARVQLTLGNWAEAEKMAAAVINSNDFSLVKNYADLWDINKELNTEVIWSVQYTDNPLTNGTGNPDDGSGNWGHLYFQFDYTLNPALTRDIVNGRPFQRFMPTNYTLNLFDLSKDSRFDGSFKTVWIANTKATINGKTVVPGDTAIKIVLHPVPDAVQKAAPYWLIDYNNKWVASVTDPLEIGGSSRRQFPTLKKYLDPLRTSVNAEDGRRDFMVLRLAEMYLIAGEAAFRQGNLTKAAEYVNVVRTRAALPGKVAEMQITAADLSEDFFLDERGRELAGEMHRWYDLKRSGKFLERIKKYNLDAAVNVKEMHLVRPIPQTQIDRVTNPGDFPQNPGYL; encoded by the coding sequence ATGAAAAAGAAATATATTGTATTCAGCCTGCTGTCTGTATGTACCCTCTTTACTTCCTGCAATGATATTTTACAGGAAAATCCGGTTGGACTGGCCACCGCCGAAAGCTACTACGCTACCCCCAAGGGCATTGAGGATGGTCTGAAAGCTACCTACACGTCCCTTCGTAAATTTTATGGTCGCGAGCCTGCTTTTTTCCTCACCGTAACCGGCACCGACATGTACACCAATGGATTTGGCGGTGCCACCAATAATCCGGACTACAACAACTATTCGCCTAACTTTTTAGGGTCCAGTGCCTATGTAAAAACCATTTGGGATACTTTTTACGTCGGGATCAACCAGGCTAACGCCGTAATCGGGCGCGCGCCCAAAGTGGCTGGTATCAGCGAGTCCGAACGCAACCGAATCATGGGAGAAGCGCGCTTTTTGCGGGCCCTCTATTATTTCCACCTGGTACAGCAGTTTGGTGATATCCATTTTACGCTGGAAGAAACCCAGGGCGTTGAAACGGAGGCAAAACGCACACCCGTAGCTACGGTGTACCAACAGGGTATCCTACCGGATTTGCAATTCGCCGTAGCCAATCTGCCCGCCAAAGCGCAGAACTACGGACGGGCTACCAAACATGCCGCGGAGGGACTTCTGGCACGCGTACAGCTCACGCTGGGCAACTGGGCCGAAGCCGAAAAAATGGCCGCCGCTGTGATCAATAGCAATGATTTTTCGCTGGTGAAAAATTACGCCGATTTGTGGGATATCAACAAAGAGCTAAACACGGAGGTGATCTGGTCGGTACAGTATACCGACAATCCACTCACCAATGGTACAGGAAATCCGGATGATGGTTCAGGAAACTGGGGGCATTTGTATTTCCAGTTTGACTACACCCTCAACCCGGCCCTGACCCGCGACATCGTAAACGGGCGTCCTTTCCAGCGGTTCATGCCCACCAACTACACGCTCAATCTTTTTGATCTGAGTAAAGACAGCCGCTTCGATGGCTCCTTTAAAACCGTCTGGATTGCCAATACGAAGGCCACTATCAACGGAAAGACTGTCGTACCCGGCGATACGGCCATCAAAATCGTGCTGCACCCCGTACCCGATGCCGTACAAAAAGCCGCGCCTTACTGGCTCATTGACTATAACAACAAGTGGGTAGCCAGCGTAACGGACCCGCTGGAAATAGGCGGATCGAGCCGGCGCCAGTTTCCGACACTGAAAAAATACCTGGATCCCCTGCGTACCAGTGTGAATGCAGAAGACGGAAGGCGTGATTTCATGGTGCTTCGTCTGGCCGAAATGTACCTGATTGCCGGTGAGGCGGCATTCCGGCAGGGTAACCTGACCAAAGCCGCTGAGTATGTCAATGTGGTACGTACGCGGGCGGCGCTGCCTGGCAAGGTAGCCGAGATGCAGATTACAGCCGCCGATCTGAGTGAAGATTTTTTCCTCGACGAACGTGGCCGCGAGTTGGCTGGTGAAATGCACCGCTGGTACGACCTGAAAAGGTCGGGAAAATTTCTGGAACGGATCAAGAAATACAACCTGGATGCGGCCGTCAATGTAAAAGAGATGCATCTGGTGCGACCCATTCCCCAAACCCAGATCGACCGCGTGACCAACCCCGGTGATTTTCCTCAAAATCCCGGCTATTTATAA
- a CDS encoding TonB-dependent receptor, which produces MKISLTPKRLLYRIVQISLLQITIALLCSGITLATSVKGQGLLDRKVSVQATGQSLSQVLASLEKSAKVKFSYNSRTVDLRRPVTIKASNEPLADVLNRILTPLKINFLQVSNRIVLRNEVAENLKILTRVPALSIPVNIPLDFNVSGKVTDESGEGLPGVSVVVKGTQRGTTTNQEGLYTVAAPDGQGTLVFSFVGYLSQEVAINNRAQINLSLSVDTKALNEVIVVGYGTQKKRDLTGAISSISSRDIAETPSSNFLQNAQGRLAGVDIVRTNGNPGSAPTIRIRGNRSINASNNPLYVIDGIPTDVSINDFNPNDIESMEVLKDASAVAIYGSRGANGVILITTKKGKEGKAVISYDGYYGIKKAKKNLNLMNGEQFAQYSRVSRGIDANDASKDNTFFSTLEIDNLKNGVETDWLDLILRDGQQQQHQISASGGNQNTTYYLSGAFYDEKGIMQQSDYQRYSFRANIETKLTERLRVGVSSTVSSDLQNVMSNAPYTNALQFSPLVQPYDADGNFIAYPNPREGLLTSPLLQYQSGQYTDERRKYRVFANIFGEYTFTEGLTYRLNYGPDFSISRQGQYSGTLAGSANTAGVSNQQNFAYTLENILSFNRKFGDHSLNVVGLFSTQTNRFESSGATARNIPIESSLFYNLGSAETVTGINSSLTKWGLLSYMGRVNYSFKDRYLLTLTGRADGSSRLSQKNRWAFFPSVSAGWVISDEAFMSNAKVLSFLKLRAGYGAVGNTSIAPYQTLGGLERSVYAFGNDPAFGYALNVIPNPDLRWEISSTLNLGMDFGLLNDRLTGSLEVYKTNTTDLLLNRLIPITSGYESILQNIGATSNQGWELSLNGNILRSPNGFKWEANLNIFSNKEKIVELFNGKDDVGNQWFIGQPISVFYNFKQEGIWQTSEADEAAKVKQKPGDIKIADVNGRDAEGNLTNQPDGVINADDRTVLGSTVPKWSGGLTNRLSYKGIDFSFLVYARQGQYIRSDFHNLGGNNWQGRYNAINFDYWTVDNPVNKIPRPNSAAAPLYSDAVRFFDGSFVKIRNITLGYTIPKAITSKIRINSLRLYATADNALIFSPYKLVDPETANGIVGGSSPMTSATYVFGLNLKF; this is translated from the coding sequence ATGAAAATATCTTTGACTCCTAAACGATTGCTCTATCGAATCGTGCAAATATCTCTACTACAAATAACGATAGCCTTGCTGTGCTCAGGGATTACCCTAGCTACCTCGGTAAAGGGCCAGGGACTGCTTGATCGAAAGGTTTCTGTGCAGGCGACGGGACAGTCGCTCAGCCAGGTGTTGGCCTCGCTGGAAAAGTCGGCCAAGGTAAAATTCTCGTACAATTCCCGTACGGTGGATCTTAGACGGCCGGTCACGATCAAAGCTAGTAACGAACCATTAGCCGACGTTTTGAACCGGATTTTGACGCCTTTGAAAATAAATTTCCTCCAAGTCAGTAATCGGATCGTCCTGCGGAATGAAGTTGCCGAAAATCTGAAGATCCTTACCAGGGTACCTGCGCTTTCGATTCCTGTCAATATTCCTCTGGACTTCAATGTGAGCGGCAAGGTGACCGATGAGAGCGGAGAGGGATTGCCCGGAGTGAGCGTGGTGGTGAAGGGGACCCAACGGGGTACCACCACAAACCAGGAGGGTCTGTACACCGTGGCGGCACCCGATGGCCAGGGTACCCTGGTTTTTTCCTTTGTGGGGTATTTGTCTCAGGAAGTAGCCATCAACAACCGCGCCCAGATCAATCTGAGCCTCAGTGTAGACACCAAGGCGCTGAACGAAGTGATTGTGGTGGGCTATGGTACCCAGAAAAAGCGGGATCTGACGGGAGCCATTTCCAGCATTTCCAGCCGGGATATTGCCGAAACACCTTCCTCCAACTTTCTACAGAACGCACAGGGTCGTCTGGCCGGGGTTGATATCGTACGTACCAATGGGAATCCAGGCTCCGCTCCTACCATCCGTATCCGGGGAAACCGCTCGATCAACGCCAGCAACAATCCGCTCTATGTCATTGACGGCATCCCGACGGATGTGAGCATCAACGATTTCAATCCCAACGATATCGAGTCCATGGAGGTACTTAAGGATGCCAGCGCCGTGGCCATTTACGGTTCACGCGGGGCCAACGGGGTTATCCTGATCACCACCAAGAAAGGCAAAGAGGGCAAGGCGGTCATCAGTTATGATGGCTACTACGGAATCAAGAAAGCCAAGAAGAACCTGAACCTGATGAATGGTGAGCAGTTTGCCCAGTATTCCCGGGTTTCCAGGGGGATCGACGCCAATGACGCCAGCAAGGACAATACGTTCTTCAGTACCCTGGAAATCGATAATCTCAAAAATGGCGTGGAAACCGACTGGCTCGACCTCATCCTACGGGACGGACAGCAGCAGCAGCACCAGATTTCGGCCAGTGGCGGCAACCAAAATACGACCTACTACCTCTCCGGAGCCTTTTACGACGAAAAAGGGATTATGCAACAGAGCGACTACCAGCGTTACTCGTTCCGGGCCAACATCGAAACCAAGCTCACCGAGCGGCTTCGCGTGGGCGTCAGTTCGACGGTATCCAGTGATTTGCAGAATGTGATGTCCAATGCTCCCTATACAAATGCCTTGCAGTTTTCACCCCTGGTACAACCCTACGATGCCGATGGGAATTTCATTGCCTACCCCAACCCCCGCGAAGGACTGCTCACCAGCCCCTTGCTGCAATACCAGTCCGGGCAGTACACCGATGAGCGCAGAAAGTACCGGGTATTTGCCAATATTTTTGGGGAGTACACTTTCACCGAAGGGCTTACCTACCGCCTGAATTATGGTCCGGATTTTAGTATCTCACGCCAGGGACAATACAGCGGTACGCTAGCCGGAAGTGCCAATACCGCCGGAGTTTCCAACCAGCAGAACTTCGCCTATACGCTGGAAAATATTCTTTCATTCAACCGCAAGTTTGGTGATCACTCACTCAATGTAGTAGGACTGTTCAGTACTCAAACCAATCGTTTCGAATCGTCGGGAGCTACCGCCCGGAACATCCCCATCGAATCGAGCTTGTTTTACAATCTGGGCAGTGCCGAAACCGTCACGGGCATCAATAGCTCGCTCACTAAATGGGGACTACTCTCCTACATGGGCAGAGTCAATTACAGCTTCAAAGATAGGTACCTGCTTACCCTGACGGGCCGGGCGGACGGTTCCTCCCGCCTTTCCCAGAAAAACAGGTGGGCCTTTTTTCCATCGGTATCGGCGGGTTGGGTGATCTCCGATGAGGCGTTTATGAGCAACGCGAAGGTTTTATCCTTCCTGAAACTCCGGGCTGGGTACGGAGCGGTGGGCAATACTTCCATTGCTCCCTATCAAACGCTGGGTGGGCTCGAACGCTCCGTGTATGCTTTTGGCAATGACCCAGCCTTCGGCTACGCGCTGAACGTGATCCCGAACCCTGACCTTCGCTGGGAGATTTCGAGTACGTTGAACCTGGGTATGGATTTTGGCTTACTGAATGACCGCCTGACGGGTTCGCTGGAAGTGTACAAGACCAACACGACCGATCTTCTGCTGAATCGTCTGATTCCCATTACTTCAGGCTACGAGTCTATTTTGCAAAATATTGGCGCCACCAGCAATCAGGGCTGGGAGCTATCGCTGAACGGCAATATCCTCCGCTCACCCAATGGATTCAAGTGGGAAGCGAATCTGAATATATTTAGCAATAAGGAAAAAATCGTCGAGTTATTCAACGGGAAGGACGACGTGGGAAACCAATGGTTCATCGGACAACCCATCAGCGTTTTCTATAATTTCAAACAAGAAGGTATCTGGCAGACCAGCGAAGCCGACGAAGCCGCCAAGGTGAAGCAGAAGCCTGGTGACATCAAGATTGCGGACGTCAATGGCCGCGACGCCGAAGGCAACCTGACCAATCAACCCGATGGGGTTATCAACGCCGACGACCGGACGGTACTCGGTTCTACGGTACCCAAGTGGAGCGGCGGACTAACCAACCGGTTGAGCTACAAGGGAATTGATTTCTCTTTTCTGGTATACGCCCGGCAGGGACAGTACATCCGGAGCGACTTCCACAATCTGGGCGGAAACAACTGGCAGGGACGCTACAATGCCATCAATTTTGATTACTGGACGGTTGACAATCCGGTCAATAAAATTCCCCGACCCAACTCCGCCGCGGCTCCCCTGTACTCCGATGCGGTCCGGTTTTTCGATGGCTCTTTCGTAAAAATTCGGAACATCACCCTGGGTTATACCATCCCCAAAGCGATTACTTCCAAAATCAGAATCAATAGCCTACGCCTGTACGCAACGGCCGACAACGCTCTGATTTTCTCTCCCTACAAGCTAGTAGATCCCGAGACCGCCAACGGTATCGTAGGGGGTAGTTCACCGATGACCTCGGCCACCTACGTGTTTGGTTTGAACCTTAAATTCTGA
- a CDS encoding FecR family protein has translation MQQRDQYTSVEHFLDDESFKRWVLRGEDTQGWEEWTVDTPQRAKLVKDARVGLLAMRVPEEKVSRPEIQEALQNTWAKIKASDTPYQNTVRVPFMKQNWWKIAVSVLITGTLLMGLYRAWPGTLPELLQSSPAPENQIATLIQKTNTADHPLLIMLPDGSSVLLQPRSTLRYPVRFDERSRTVYLTGDGFFEISKNPEKPFYVYANELVTKVVGTSFRVKAFTDQENVEIVVRTGKVNVTSTQSAGNPESEKVLLLPNQGLRFARQSGIFEKIEDLTQEKNLTRDLSNIEKLSFEFADVPVAQIFKTLEQAYLVKIDFPAEKLTNCYLTTSLNDQPLSEKLKIICESLGRRTRYYINENQITIQSDGCN, from the coding sequence ATGCAGCAGCGAGATCAATATACATCCGTGGAGCACTTCCTGGACGATGAATCTTTCAAGAGGTGGGTCCTTAGGGGGGAGGACACCCAGGGATGGGAAGAGTGGACCGTAGACACTCCGCAGCGGGCCAAACTCGTGAAGGATGCCCGCGTTGGGCTGTTGGCCATGAGGGTACCGGAGGAAAAGGTTTCCCGGCCGGAAATTCAGGAAGCCCTGCAAAACACCTGGGCTAAAATCAAAGCATCCGATACCCCCTACCAGAATACAGTCAGAGTTCCGTTCATGAAACAGAATTGGTGGAAAATTGCCGTTTCGGTACTGATCACGGGTACATTACTTATGGGTTTATACAGGGCATGGCCAGGTACCCTTCCTGAACTATTACAGAGTTCGCCTGCACCTGAAAATCAGATCGCTACCCTGATCCAGAAAACCAATACGGCAGACCATCCGCTGCTCATTATGCTACCCGATGGCAGTTCGGTGCTGCTGCAACCCCGAAGTACGTTGCGCTATCCGGTGAGATTCGATGAACGCAGTCGTACGGTTTACCTAACCGGGGATGGTTTTTTTGAGATAAGCAAGAATCCTGAAAAACCATTCTATGTGTACGCCAACGAGCTCGTTACCAAAGTGGTAGGTACCAGTTTCAGGGTTAAAGCTTTCACAGATCAAGAGAACGTGGAGATAGTGGTTCGGACGGGTAAAGTCAACGTCACCTCCACGCAATCAGCTGGAAATCCAGAAAGTGAGAAGGTACTTCTTCTACCGAATCAGGGCTTACGTTTCGCGCGCCAAAGCGGCATTTTTGAGAAAATTGAGGACCTGACGCAGGAGAAAAACCTCACCCGGGATCTGAGTAACATTGAGAAACTGAGTTTTGAATTTGCGGATGTCCCCGTGGCCCAGATATTCAAAACCCTCGAGCAGGCGTATTTGGTGAAGATTGATTTTCCCGCGGAAAAGCTGACGAACTGCTACCTGACTACCTCACTGAACGATCAGCCACTTTCGGAAAAGCTGAAGATAATTTGCGAAAGCCTGGGACGACGCACACGCTACTATATCAATGAAAATCAGATCACGATCCAGTCCGATGGATGCAACTAA